A single genomic interval of Streptomyces showdoensis harbors:
- a CDS encoding LysR family transcriptional regulator gives MELRLLVTFEKVATVLSFTRAAAELAYAQSSVTSQVRALEASLGVELFERLGSRIRLTEAGERLLPYARQIIDLADEARAAVTATDEPAGTIAVGTVESLTSYRLPPLLELFHHRYPKVQLTLRPTLGDATLRALREGTFDLGLLLERETRHEGLESEVLGEEPLVLVAAPGHPLAGRRGLTAAELAAVGLVGTEPGCAYRDLFEAELGPWSPAFLEFGTIEASKRGVAAGLGIALLPRITVSGELASGALTALDWEPPFTLFTQIAWRRGKRLPAHVRLFVEQLRRLVSESPGSP, from the coding sequence ATGGAGCTGCGGCTCCTGGTCACCTTCGAGAAGGTCGCCACCGTCCTCTCCTTCACCCGCGCCGCCGCCGAGCTGGCCTACGCCCAGTCCAGCGTCACCTCGCAGGTCCGGGCCCTGGAGGCCTCGCTGGGCGTCGAGCTCTTCGAGCGGCTGGGCTCCCGGATCCGCCTCACCGAGGCCGGGGAGCGCCTGCTGCCGTACGCCCGGCAGATCATCGACCTCGCCGACGAGGCCAGGGCCGCGGTCACGGCGACCGACGAGCCGGCCGGCACGATCGCCGTCGGCACCGTGGAGTCGCTCACCTCCTACCGGCTGCCGCCGCTGCTGGAGCTCTTCCACCACCGCTACCCGAAGGTCCAGCTGACCCTGCGCCCGACGCTCGGCGACGCCACCCTGCGGGCGCTGCGCGAGGGCACGTTCGACCTGGGGCTGCTGCTGGAGCGGGAGACCCGGCACGAGGGCCTGGAGAGCGAGGTGCTGGGCGAGGAGCCGCTGGTCCTGGTCGCCGCCCCCGGTCACCCGCTGGCCGGTCGGAGGGGGCTGACCGCGGCGGAGCTGGCGGCGGTGGGCCTGGTGGGCACCGAGCCGGGCTGCGCCTACCGGGACCTGTTCGAGGCGGAGCTGGGCCCCTGGTCCCCGGCGTTCCTGGAGTTCGGCACGATCGAGGCGAGCAAGCGGGGCGTGGCCGCGGGGCTGGGGATCGCGCTGCTGCCCCGGATCACCGTCTCCGGGGAGCTGGCGTCCGGGGCGCTGACGGCGCTCGACTGGGAGCCGCCGTTCACCCTGTTCACGCAGATCGCGTGGCGGCGGGGGAAGCGGCTTCCGGCGCACGTGCGGCTGTTCGTGGAGCAGCTGCGGCGGCTCGTGTCCGAGTCGCCCGGGTCACCCTGA
- a CDS encoding DMT family transporter, with the protein MRNETRGTLELTLAMVLSGTLGVFVVESGASPFTVVFFRCVFGAAALGAYSLARGFFTGHGFTPRKLGLAALGGAFIVLNWVFLFEAYEATSISFATVVYHTQPFFLVLLGAVVLRERISAAKLGWLAVAFAGLVLVSGVRPGDTASLKGLGLALAAAVLYALSTVVTKRITGVRPHLVALVQVTVGIPLLLPFADLGEAARLGTGWAWLAGLGLIHTGLMYVLMYAAYAKLPTARIAVLAFTYPAVAMLADWLVYGHHIGPVQALGVPLIVLASLRVTRATRTRAAAAAPRTAARAPEAASPAATRSA; encoded by the coding sequence ATGAGAAACGAGACCAGGGGAACCCTCGAACTGACCCTCGCCATGGTGCTCTCCGGCACCCTCGGCGTCTTCGTCGTGGAGTCGGGCGCCTCGCCCTTCACGGTCGTGTTCTTCCGGTGCGTCTTCGGCGCGGCCGCCCTCGGCGCCTACAGCCTGGCCCGCGGCTTCTTCACCGGGCACGGGTTCACCCCGCGGAAGCTGGGGCTCGCCGCGCTCGGCGGCGCGTTCATCGTGCTGAACTGGGTGTTCCTCTTCGAGGCCTACGAGGCCACCTCGATCTCCTTCGCCACCGTCGTCTACCACACCCAGCCGTTCTTCCTGGTGCTGCTCGGCGCCGTCGTCCTGCGGGAGCGGATCAGCGCGGCCAAGCTGGGCTGGCTCGCGGTCGCCTTCGCCGGGCTCGTCCTGGTGTCGGGCGTGCGCCCCGGGGACACCGCCTCGCTCAAGGGGCTCGGCCTCGCCCTGGCCGCCGCCGTCCTCTACGCCCTGTCCACGGTCGTCACCAAGCGGATCACCGGCGTCCGGCCGCACCTCGTCGCGCTCGTCCAGGTCACCGTCGGCATCCCGCTGCTGCTGCCCTTCGCCGACCTCGGCGAGGCCGCCCGGCTCGGCACCGGCTGGGCCTGGCTCGCCGGACTCGGCCTGATCCACACCGGACTGATGTACGTCCTCATGTACGCGGCCTACGCCAAGCTGCCGACCGCCCGGATCGCGGTCCTCGCCTTCACCTACCCCGCCGTCGCGATGCTCGCCGACTGGCTCGTGTACGGACACCACATCGGCCCCGTCCAGGCCCTGGGCGTCCCGCTGATCGTCCTCGCCAGCCTCAGGGTGACCCGGGCGACTCGGACACGAGCCGCCGCAGCTGCTCCACGAACAGCCGCACGTGCGCCGGAAGCCGCTTCCCCCGCCGCCACGCGATCTGCGTGA
- a CDS encoding nucleoside deaminase codes for MDTVDPADPAGPADPAGPADAAGPGTPLGRLGPERARRWLAVALDEARAGLAEGGVPIGAALYGADGALLGRGHNRRVQDGDPSAHAETDAFRAAGRQRSYRGTTMVTTLSPCWYCSGLVRQFGIARVVVGEARTFHGGHDWLAEHGVEVLVLDDPDCAALMREFVERNPALWNEDIGDD; via the coding sequence ATGGACACCGTCGATCCCGCCGATCCGGCCGGCCCCGCCGATCCGGCCGGTCCCGCCGATGCCGCCGGTCCCGGCACGCCCCTCGGCCGGCTCGGCCCGGAGCGGGCCCGCCGCTGGCTGGCCGTCGCCCTCGACGAGGCGCGGGCCGGGCTCGCCGAGGGCGGGGTCCCGATCGGGGCCGCGCTGTACGGCGCGGACGGCGCGCTGCTCGGGCGCGGGCACAACCGGCGGGTGCAGGACGGGGATCCGTCGGCGCACGCGGAGACCGACGCCTTCCGGGCGGCCGGACGGCAGCGCTCCTACCGGGGCACGACGATGGTGACGACGCTGTCGCCGTGCTGGTACTGCTCCGGTCTGGTGCGGCAGTTCGGGATCGCACGGGTGGTGGTCGGGGAGGCCCGGACCTTCCACGGCGGCCACGACTGGCTGGCCGAGCACGGCGTGGAGGTCCTGGTGCTCGACGATCCCGACTGCGCCGCCCTGATGCGGGAGTTCGTCGAGCGGAACCCGGCCCTGTGGAACGAGGACATCGGCGATGACTGA
- a CDS encoding isopenicillin N synthase family dioxygenase, producing MTDGGIPTVDLSAAEPDLGTIDRALRRAGFLLVTGHGIDPALPAAIRESAGAFFRLPGETKERYAVRVGGRGWLGPGAEANGYAEGTATPPDLKESLSFAADRPTGRPEVDAEWFLPNTWPAEVPELKPLVETYLERMRALSDRVLDLLGLALGEGADFFTRHTGHPTFGFNVNWYPGRERLGEPEPGQFRIGPHTDFGTVTVLDRQAGRGGLQVYSDAEGWRDAPYDPAALTVNIGDLMAGWTGGRWRSGRHRVLPPPADAPAEELMSLVYFYECDPGTTIHGIESHAYLRAQLDAISADR from the coding sequence ATGACTGACGGCGGCATTCCGACCGTGGACCTCTCCGCCGCGGAGCCGGACCTCGGCACGATCGACCGGGCGCTGCGGAGGGCCGGCTTCCTGCTGGTCACCGGGCACGGCATCGACCCCGCGCTGCCCGCGGCGATCCGGGAGAGCGCCGGCGCCTTCTTCCGGCTGCCCGGGGAGACGAAGGAGCGGTACGCGGTGCGGGTCGGCGGGCGCGGCTGGCTCGGGCCCGGCGCCGAGGCCAACGGCTACGCGGAGGGCACCGCGACCCCGCCCGACCTGAAGGAGTCGCTCTCCTTCGCCGCGGACCGGCCCACCGGGCGCCCGGAGGTGGACGCCGAGTGGTTCCTGCCGAACACCTGGCCCGCCGAGGTCCCGGAGCTGAAGCCGCTGGTGGAGACCTACCTGGAGCGGATGCGGGCGCTGTCGGACCGGGTGCTCGACCTGCTCGGGCTCGCGCTCGGCGAGGGCGCGGACTTCTTCACCCGGCACACCGGCCACCCCACCTTCGGCTTCAACGTCAACTGGTACCCGGGCCGGGAGCGGCTCGGCGAGCCGGAGCCCGGGCAGTTCCGGATCGGCCCGCACACGGACTTCGGGACGGTGACCGTCCTGGACCGGCAGGCGGGCAGGGGCGGGCTGCAGGTGTACTCGGACGCGGAGGGCTGGCGGGACGCCCCGTACGACCCGGCGGCGCTCACGGTCAACATCGGCGACCTGATGGCGGGCTGGACCGGCGGGCGCTGGCGCTCGGGACGGCACCGGGTCCTGCCGCCGCCGGCGGACGCGCCGGCCGAGGAGCTGATGTCGCTGGTCTACTTCTACGAGTGCGACCCGGGCACCACGATCCACGGCATCGAGTCCCACGCGTACCTGCGCGCCCAGCTCGACGCGATCAGCGCGGACCGGTGA
- a CDS encoding PLD nuclease N-terminal domain-containing protein, whose translation MLRALMYILPLALTIYAFIDCLNTPEEETKHLPKVVWVIIILLFWIVGPIVWFAAGKQRRAVRGAAGGSGGWVAPDDNPEFLKSLKEEAAPDEKRAKDESLLKDWEADLRRREEELKRREQGDGAGDARESKDSRDSRDAKDAKDAKDTDG comes from the coding sequence ATGCTCAGGGCGTTGATGTACATCCTGCCGCTGGCGCTGACGATCTACGCGTTCATCGACTGCCTCAACACCCCCGAGGAAGAGACCAAGCACCTGCCCAAGGTGGTCTGGGTCATCATCATCCTGCTCTTCTGGATCGTCGGCCCGATCGTCTGGTTCGCGGCCGGCAAGCAGCGCCGCGCCGTCCGCGGCGCCGCGGGCGGCTCCGGCGGCTGGGTCGCCCCGGACGACAACCCCGAGTTCCTGAAGTCGCTGAAGGAAGAGGCCGCGCCTGACGAGAAGCGGGCGAAGGACGAGTCCCTCCTCAAGGACTGGGAGGCCGACCTGCGCCGCCGCGAGGAGGAGCTGAAGCGCCGCGAGCAGGGCGACGGCGCCGGGGACGCCCGGGAATCCAAGGACTCCAGGGACTCCAGGGACGCCAAGGACGCCAAGGACGCCAAGGACACCGACGGCTGA
- a CDS encoding ABC transporter substrate-binding protein, translating to MPNRLRNRYLFTPRQKLFAGLIALVVLGVPLFYGIRAWVTPEDRSCAAGVERPQGSAECIGVNGDGYAFGVPGLAEVAGLIQRENATLKPDEYATVAVLLPLTSPDPGMRVKVLHELQGAYARQYRANHESNSETPKIRLVLANTGKGNAHWQTTVEQLKGMTDAPARLRAVTGVATSSTPIRQAVAALTGAGIAVVGTTITADDIANGPGHNLYPGLARVSPTNSDEAKALAHFGKVNAAKALLVQDTRTGDHYTDTLKAAFAASLKGAPYEPQLFTSPPDPTEEGTTANTFRQITHLICDTRAETVFFAGRHTQLRQFINALGARGCAERRFTVLTGDEGSYLGGDARLNRAALKARLTVRYASLAHPDAWRPAPGRPVPATGGSTVAYDTFVGDIARASKKPVALADGQAIIAYDAMATAVHAIRQATPDKAAYPELADVPVQWPQVKGSLRVQGASGWICLDNFGNPYNKAVPIVELAQDGTQRFVEIAWPEGRPPAESCLPPGQG from the coding sequence ATGCCCAACCGGCTGCGCAACCGCTACCTCTTCACCCCGAGGCAGAAGCTCTTCGCCGGACTGATCGCCCTGGTCGTGCTCGGCGTGCCGCTGTTCTACGGGATCAGGGCCTGGGTCACCCCGGAGGACCGTTCCTGCGCGGCGGGCGTCGAACGCCCCCAGGGCTCCGCCGAGTGCATCGGCGTCAACGGCGACGGCTACGCCTTCGGCGTCCCCGGCCTCGCCGAGGTGGCCGGGCTCATCCAGCGCGAGAACGCCACGCTGAAGCCCGACGAGTACGCCACCGTCGCCGTCCTCCTCCCCCTGACCTCGCCCGACCCGGGCATGCGGGTCAAGGTCCTGCACGAGCTCCAGGGCGCCTACGCCCGCCAGTACCGGGCCAACCACGAGTCCAACAGCGAGACCCCGAAGATCCGTCTGGTCCTCGCCAACACCGGCAAGGGCAACGCCCACTGGCAGACCACCGTCGAGCAGCTGAAGGGCATGACCGACGCCCCCGCCCGGCTGCGCGCGGTCACCGGCGTCGCCACCTCCTCCACCCCGATACGCCAGGCGGTGGCGGCCCTGACCGGCGCGGGCATCGCCGTCGTCGGCACCACCATCACCGCCGACGACATCGCCAACGGGCCCGGCCACAACCTCTACCCCGGGCTCGCCCGGGTCTCCCCCACCAACAGCGACGAGGCCAAGGCCCTCGCCCACTTCGGCAAGGTGAACGCCGCCAAGGCCCTGCTCGTCCAGGACACCCGCACCGGCGACCACTACACCGACACCCTGAAGGCCGCGTTCGCGGCCTCCCTCAAGGGCGCCCCCTACGAGCCGCAGCTGTTCACCTCGCCGCCCGACCCGACCGAGGAGGGCACCACCGCCAACACCTTCCGGCAGATCACCCACCTCATCTGCGACACCCGCGCCGAGACGGTCTTCTTCGCCGGCCGCCACACCCAGCTGCGCCAGTTCATCAACGCCCTGGGCGCCCGCGGCTGCGCCGAGCGCCGGTTCACCGTCCTCACCGGCGACGAGGGCTCCTACCTGGGCGGCGACGCCCGGCTCAACCGCGCCGCCCTCAAGGCCCGGCTGACCGTCCGCTACGCCTCGCTCGCCCACCCCGACGCCTGGCGCCCCGCCCCCGGCCGGCCGGTCCCGGCGACGGGCGGCTCCACCGTCGCGTACGACACCTTCGTCGGCGACATCGCCCGCGCCTCGAAGAAGCCGGTCGCCCTGGCCGACGGGCAGGCGATCATCGCCTACGACGCGATGGCGACGGCCGTCCACGCGATCCGGCAGGCCACCCCCGACAAGGCCGCCTACCCGGAGCTCGCCGACGTCCCGGTGCAGTGGCCGCAGGTGAAGGGCTCGCTGCGGGTGCAGGGCGCGAGCGGCTGGATCTGCCTGGACAACTTCGGCAACCCGTACAACAAGGCCGTTCCGATCGTGGAACTCGCCCAGGACGGCACCCAGCGCTTCGTGGAGATCGCCTGGCCCGAGGGCAGGCCCCCGGCGGAGAGCTGCCTGCCGCCCGGGCAGGGCTAG